Part of the Pseudomonas sp. M30-35 genome is shown below.
TATCAAGCCAAAGGCAGCGGACGCAACCAGATGCATTCGTTTAACTCTCAGCTAAAGGCCAAGGCGAGTGTAGAGCTATTGCTTGAAGAAGAATTGCACAATGCGTTGCGCAGTGACGAAGGCCTGCAACTGTTCTATCAGCCTATACTCGACCTACACAGCGGCAAGCTCAGCAAACTCGAAGCACTGGTGCGCTGGCAGCATCCGCAACGCGGCCTGCTCAGCCCTGACCGGTTTATTGGAATTGCAGAAGCCAACGGGTTTATCGCTGAACTGGATAACTGGGTCCTGCGCCGTGCGTGTTGTGACCTGTCGCTATTAGCTGACGCGGGTCACGAGCAAATCAAAATTGCAGTCAACTGCTCTGCTCTGAGCTTAGGTCGCAAAGAGCTGGTCAAGGAAGTCAGTGATGCGCTGCTGAATTTCTCGGTTGCCGCGCAACGACTTGAGCTGGAAGTCACCGAAAACGCCTTGATGGGTAACATTGAACAAGCCGTCGACTTACTGCAAGAAATCCGCGCGCAGGGCGTCAGTTTATCGGTTGATGATTTTGGTACCGGTTATTCATCGTTGGCTTACCTCAAGCGATTACCCATCGACACCTTGAAAATCGACCGCTCTTTTATTCAGGATATTCCCAGCTCGCATGAGGACATGCAGATCGTCCAGGCCATTATCGCGATGGCCCACTCGCTGCAGCTAAAGGTAGTCGCGGAAGGTGTGGAGTCACCCGAGCAATTGAGCTTCCTGCGTAACTTGGGATGCGACAGCATTCAGGGTTACCTGCTCAGCCGGCCGATCCCGATGCAGCAGTTGTTATCCTTTTTGTCAGATTACTCGACAGAAAACAGCTTTGTGTATAACCCATAGCCAAGCTCATAACGGAACTGCACCTGAAGGCGGAGATCAGGCCTGACCCAGCATGGAGCGCCACTGATTTAACCAGCTCAAACTGGCCTGCGTGCCCTCAGTTCCTGGTTTGTACTCAGCCCCGATCCAGCCGTCATAACCGCTGGATTTGAGCGTTTTCAATGCGTTGATAAAGTCCAGTCCCCCGTTACCCGGAGCACCACGGCCGGGGCAATCAGCAAACTGCACGTGACCAATACGGCCTTCCAGGCGCTGGATACCCGCGCTGATATCTTCCCCCTGCATTGCCATGTGATAGAAATCATACTGCGCACTGCAATTGGCATGATCAACCATGCCCAGCAGCTCACGCAGCTGCTCAGAACTGTTGATCAAAAAGCCGGGCATATCCGTGGTATTGACCGCCTCGCAGACCACTGCAATGCCTAATAAAGTGAAGGCATCGGCAGTCTTGCGTAGGTTAGCGACCAAGGTCTGCAACGCTTGCTCAGGTTCAACGTCATCTGCCAAGCGCCCTGGCAGCACATTAACCAAGGCTGGGCGAACCATTGCCGCATAACTGAGAGCAGCTTCCAGCGCTTGATCAAACTCTGCCTGACGCGCAGGCACCGCTGCCAACCCCCAGCCCCCGGTCATTAAATCCGCAGCGGGTAGATTGATTACACGCAACGGCATGTCCGCAGCTTCAAGTGCTTCCTTCAAGCGAATGGCTGGGAGCTCGTAAGGAAACTGGATTTCAACTCCATCAAAGCCAGCTGCACTGGCCGCAACCACGCGTTCAACCAAGGGCAACTCGGTGAAAAGCAGGGATAAATTTGCGCAGATTTTCATGTTGTTTCCTCGCGGTATTGCTGGACCAACGTAGCGGGATCTTTTTCCAGATTGCCTTGGCTGCCATGTAACCGCATCAGCTGTGCCGCCAAACCTGTTACCGGTGTTGCCGAGCCAGTCTGCTGAGCGACCCGCACCGCAGTATCCAAATCTTTAAGCAGTGTTCGTACATGCCACTTGATTGGCTCAAACTCGCTCGCGGCCATTTGCGGCGCAAGAATTTGCAAGGGTTTTGAATCAGCAAAACCGCCGGCTAGCGCTGGTGCAATCAAGCTTGCATCAACCCCGGACTTTTCAGCCAGGGCTACAACCTCAGCAATCACTAAAGCGTTGCAGGCAACAATCATTTGGTTGCACACCTTGGTCACCTGACCCGCGCCCACATCGCCCATGCGCGTAAGGCGCTGACCGAGATGAGCCAGCACAGGGCGTATTTGCTCGATGTCTGCAACCGTGCCGCCTGCCATGATTGCCAACGAGCCTGCCTCGGCGCCAGCGGTACCGCCTGAGACCGGCGCATCAACCCAACGCATACCTGTTCGACGCTCAAGCTCGGCAGCCATTTCCCGTGTTTGTGCGGGATCAAGGCTGGAAAAATCCACCAACAGCTGCCCCGGTTTTGCTGTCTCGACCACCCCGCCCGGACCAAACACAACTTCACGCACCACATCGGTATTAGCCAGGCACAACATGACGATGTCGGCCTTGGCACACAGCTGCGCCGGATGGCCCACCGCGCTTGCGCCCTGCTCAATCAGCGGCTGGCACTTATCAGGCGAACGATTCCATACCGTCAAAGGGTAATCCGCCGCCAGTAAACGACGCGTCATTGGCAGGCCCATCAGGCCTATTCCGGCAAAAGCTAAAGCGGGTAACGCAGCAGGCATAATCAACTCCAGTCTGGCCAGCGGTAAAGGTCGAGCGGCTATCTTAAACCCAAAGCAGATTCGTCAATCAGCCCTTAGCTGATTAGACTGTAGGCTCTTGGGCTCATACACCGCAGATCAGTACGCTGTGCCCACTTTATATTTAGAAAATCAAGGACTACCATGAATATCACTCGCCATGAAACCTCCGCACGCATGAGCCGCGTTGTCGTTCATAACAATACCGCTTACCTGTGCGGCCAAGTTGCAGAAGACCGCACAGCGGGTATTGAGCACCAAACCCAGACCATGCTGGCGAAGGTAGATGCGCTATTGAAATCGGTTAACAGCAGCCGTGAGCACATCCTCTCGGCAACGATCTATATCAAAGACATGAGCGACTTTGCAGCAATGAACAGCGTGTGGGATAACTGGGTGCCGAGCGGTTTTGCTCCAGCCCGTGCTTGCGTGCAAGCGAGCATGGCCAGCCCCGAGTTGCTGGTTGAAATCTCCGTCGTCGCCGCGGTCAAAGAGTAACTGTCATGACTAATTGCGTGCCCCAGTTCTGGCGAGACCCTGCGTTGCCAGCCATTGAGGCACGCTCAATTATTGATGGGCGTAAAGTGTGTTACGCGCTGCATGCCCATGCACATTTTTCCATCGGGGTGATTACTTCCGGCACCTGTACTTACATCAATGGCGAACAGCGACAAGCGATCCGCCAAGGCGCAAGCGTGTTGATGAATCCCCAAGCGGTACATGCCTGCAACCCAATTGATGAGCAGCCATGGTCGTACCGCATGCTCTATGTCGACTGCCAATGGCTAGCCGGGGTGCAAGCCTCAGTGCGGCACGATTCGCCTGGGGTATTTCAAGCCTACCAACCCGTTCTGAGCATTTCGCCAACGCTATATGACGCCTTCAACCAGTTCTATGACCAACTGCTCGACACCTCGCTAACGCCTGAGATCAAGAAGGCTGCGGCGTTGGCGTTTTTCCAGTTAATGGATCGTACCCTCGCGCCACAGGATGGCACCGTCAGCGAACCCGAGTTGCCCCATGTAAAGCTGGAACTGGCCGCTGCGTTTATCCGCGAAAACTGCGCGCAGCCATTAAGCCTGCAACAGATCAGTGATGCTGCTGGCCTATCGCGCTCTTACATGATTCGCGCGTTCCGGCGGCATTTCGGCATGACCCCTCACGCTTACCTGACCAACCAGCGGATACAACTTGCACAGCGCCTACTTAAGCGCGGCGAGTTGATTGTCGACGCGGCGTTAGCTGCAGGCTTTGCCGACCAGGCTCACCTGCAACGTACATTCAAACAGTTTCTGGCTGCCACGCCGGGCCAGTATCGAGGTTGAGTCAGGCCAGTAATAAATAGCCGCAGCTCGCGACCAGCAACGCCGCCATCAAGCGATTAAACACGCGGATGGAGCCAGGCGAATTTAGGTGATGCTGTAAATAAGTACCTGCCACCGCCCAGCAGGCAATCGACAGATAGCAGACGACAAAATAGATCGTTGAAAACTCAGCAATCTGTTGCAGATTTCCATCAGCCACAAACGCGCCCATACCAGCGACGCAGGCCATCCAGGCCTTAGGGTTAAGCCATTGCAGCGTTGCGCCATAAAGCATCGACGGCGCTCGGCCCTTTTGTGCGGTATTCAACTGACCATTATCGGTCGCCAACCTGAATGCCATAAACAGTAAAAAGGCAACGCCAGCCAACTTGATCAGCTCAGTCAGAAACGGCCACAACTGCAAGACCTTGTGCAAGCCCAACCCGGTCAAAACCAACAGCAGGGTGAAGCCAATTGTTGCTCCGGTGACATGCCGTAAGCTGGCACGCAAACCAAACTGCACACCGCTGCTAAGGGCGATGATATTCACAGGCCCCGGTGAAATTGAACTGGCTAACGCAAACGCCGCCATCGACAACCAAACACTCATACCCCACCCCTCACGTCACGACTATGTAAGAGGCTCAACCCTAAGCAGTGCGTAGCGTGAAGGATTGAACAAAAGTACCCTGGGTGCTTGGTCTACGCTGATACTGCGATTTATAACGTAACCAGAACTCACCACAACACAGAGAGGGTTGAAGATGCCTGCGCATGAAAAGATCAATTACGTCGAGTTTCCTGCCAAGGATCTAGCCGCCACCAAGGCTTTTTTTAATGCAGCCTTTGGCTGGACATTTGTCGATTACGGCCCCGATTACGTGGCCTTCTCAGACCAAGGTCTGGACGGAGGATTCTTCACCTCTGAGCAGCACTCGACCACCGCCAACGGCGGCGCATTGATTGTACTGTTCAGTGAAAACCTTGAGGCCACGCAAGCAAAAGTCAGCGCAGCAGGTGGAACAATAGTCAAAGACATTTACAGCTTCCCGGGCGGGCGCCGCTTCCACTTTGCGGAACCCAGCGGCAATGAATTTGCCGTCTGGGCGCAGCCAGAAAACTAAGCAGCAGGGTCTTGCATCGCGCCAACTTAACGCTGTGACCCGCTAATCAAACATTTATGCATGGCCCAAGTGTTGGCGGGTTATGCTTCGCATCCAGCTTTACCCGTATAATTAATTCGCTTTCCCCGCTATTTAACCGGAGAACCCGTCATGTTCAAACGTACTCTTGCGCTCGCCGCAGGCATTGCCTTGTCTATTTCCACCGTTTGCAGTCACGCTGCTGACGTTCTGCGCGTTTCCGCGATTCCAGATGAAGCCCCGACTGAGTTGCTGCGTAAATTCAAACCGCTAGGCGAATACCTTGAGCAGAAACTGGGCATGAAGGTTGAGTTTGTACCGGTGGCCGATTACGCCGCGGTGGTTGAGTCACTCGCATCTGACCGCCTCGATATGGCTTGGCTGGGTGGCTTCACTTTTGTGCAAACACGCCTGAAAACCGGCAATGCCGTGCCGCTGGTTCAGCGCGAACAGGATGCTCAGTTCACCAGCAAGTTCATCAGCGCCGACCCTGCGGTTAAGTCGATCAAAGACCTTAAAGGCAAAACTTTCGCTTTCGGCTCGGTATCTTCAACATCTGGCAGCCTCATGCCGCGCTACTTCATGCTGCAAGACGGTATCAAGCCTGAAGAGTTCTTCAGTCGCATTGCATACTCGGGTGCCCACGACGCAACAGCCGCCTGGGTCCAGGCTGGTAAAGCAGACGGCGGCGTACTCAATGCCTCGGTCTGGGACAAGCTGGTTGCCAGCGGCAAGGTCGACACCAGCAAAGTAAAAGTTATCGCCACCACGCCTACCTACTTCGATTACAACTGGACCGTACGCGGCACCCTTGATCCGGCGCTACAAGCCAAGATCAAAGCCGCATTTCTGGAACTCGATCCAGCAGTGCCTGAGCAGAAAGCCATTCTCGACCTGCAAGCGGCTAGCCGTTTCATCGAAACCAAGCCTGAAAACTATGAAGGGATCGAGGAAGCAGCGCGCGCCGCTGGCCTGTTGAAGTGACTTTAACGCTGCAAGGCGTGGGACTTACCCACGCCAATGGTCACGTTGCGCTCAGTGATATTGATCTGACGGTCAAAGCGGCTGAGCGCGTCGCCATCATCGGCCCTTCTGGCGCTGGCAAAACCACTCTGCTGCGCCTGCTTGCGACCAGCCTACAGCCGAGCACTGGCGCAATCAGCCTGCTTGAGCAACAGCCGTGGACGCTCGGTGCCAGCGAGCGTCAACGATTGCGTGCGCGTATAGGTTTGATCCATCAAGCGCCGCCATTGCCGCCACGTCAGCGTGTGGTTACCGCAATTCTCGCCGGTAAGCTCGGCCAGTGGTCACTGCTTAAAAGCCTGTTCAATCTGTTTTACCCCGTCGACATCGCTGGTGCTCAAGCCGCTTTGGCACGCCTGGACCTGGCCGACAAACTGTTTGAACGCTGCGACCAGCTTTCAGGTGGCCAGTTACAACGAGTTGGCATCGCCCGTGTGTTGTATCAAGGTGCACAATTAATTCTCGCCGATGAACCAGTGTCGGCCATGGACCCCGTGCTTGCTGACCATACACTCAGTGTTTTGAGCCACGAAGCCGCTGCGCGCAAGGTGACTCTGCTTGCCAGCTTGCATGCGGTCGACTTAGCCATGGCGCACTTTCCACGGGTGATTGGAGTGCGTGCGGGACGCATCGTTTTTGACCTGCCAAGCGATGAGATCAGCCCCGAGCAATTGGACGCGCTATACGCCAACGAGAAATTACAGTCCGCGCCCGAGATTATCGCTCCCACACCGACTGTGGTGCAGATTCCACGATGTTGAACCCGGCTCTACGCGACCCAGCATTTCTGCCACGCCTGGCGCTAAGCCTGCTCGCAGTGATTGTGCTGTGGCCGGGAATCAAGCTAAGTGAAGTTGATTTGGCGGTCTTGTTCGATGCTGAAAACAGCAAGGCCATGGGTAACTTTCTCAGCGGTTTCTGGCCGCCCGCCCATAGCCCTGAGTTTCTACAAATACTCTTGCGCGCTACCCTTGAAACACTGGCAATCGCCACGGCGGGCATGGCGCTGGCATTGCTGATTGCCATTCCTTGTGGACTGCTGGCCACCCGCGCGCTGTCGCTTTCTGCAGCGCACCGCAATGGCCGCCCAGCCTGGTGGTCACTCACCCTGCGCTGGCCGGTACGTGGCGTGCTGATTGTGCTACGCAGCGTCCCCGAAGTGGTTTGGGCGTTATTATTCGTGCGCGCTGTAGGTCTGGGACCCACTGCGGGCGTATTGGCCATCGCCATCACCTACAGCGGTATGCTCGGCAAGGTCTACGCCGAAATTTTCGAATCAGTTGATCCCCGCCCCGGCCGCGCCCTATTGGTGGCTGGCAGCCCCCGCCTGATGGCATTCACTTACGGCGTGCTGCCCAACGCCTCGGCCGAAATGCTTTCCTATACCGTGTATCGCTGGGAGTGCGCTGTGCGGGCATCGGTGGTCATGGGTTTCGTCGGTGCTGGCGGATTGGGCCAGCAAATTGATTTGTCGCTACGCATGTTTGCCGGTGGTGAAGTCGCCAGCATGCTCCTGACCTTTCTGCTGTTGGTGCTACTCGCCGATCAGCTAAGCAGAGTGCTACGGGCGAGATTGCAATGAAGTACCTCGTCAACTACAGCCTGGTGGCGCTGCTGCTGAGCGCAGTGTTCGCCTCGTTCAGTTACCTGAACATTGACCTGACGACTTTGTATTCAGGCGATGGCCTGAGTCAGATGAGCAGTTACGCCACCGGCTTCTTCAGTCCCGATTTCACTGCTCCACATCTGCGAGCGATCAGCCAAGGTGCGCTTGAAACTTTAGCAATGTCGTCAATTGGTACGTTGCTGGCAGCGCTGCTGGGTATTTTTTTGGCACTGCCTGCTGCCGGGCGTTTCGGCTGGCTGGCCATGAACACCAGTCGCTTATTGCTTAATGCCTTACGGGCGATTCCTGAACTGGTGTGGGCTGCATTGGTGGTGTTAGCTGCAGGCTTGGGCCCCAATGCTGGTACGCTGGCCTTGGCGCTACACACGGCGGGGGTGCTCGGCCGGTTATTTGCTGAAGCATTGGAAAACGTCAGTGATGAACCCGCGCGCGCTATTCGCCTTGCAGGGAGCGGACGCGTTGCCGCGTTCTGCTACGGCACGCTGCCGGAAGTCTGGCCGCAACTCATCGCTTACACCCTGTACCGCTGGGAAAACAATATCCGCATGGCCAGCGTGCTGGGCTTTGTCGGTGCAGGTGGCTTGGGTCAGATGCTCTACTTCCACCTCAGTTTGTTTCAGGAGGCGCAAGCGGCGACGGTGATTCTGGCCATGCTGGTGTTGGTGCTAGCAGTCGATGCCTTAAGCGCCTGGGCGCGTCAGCGCTGGGTCAGCCAGTAACCCAGCGCAAACCACAAGCTGTTACAGCCCGTCTTTGTCCAAGTGCGCCAAATCGACCGCGTCACCGCTGCGCAGCTCAAGCTTCTTGCGGATATCGGCGAACATCAAATCGTATTCTTTATGATTACGCATGATCAGGCCATTATTGATCGGTATGCCGTGCTTGGCAGCCGCACGCGTTGCCACACTGCCGAAGTTATAAGCGGTGTCACGGTGCAGCTCGAATTTCTCTTCGAAATCCTTGTTATTGCAATTACCGACAATACGTACCGAGAGCATTGGCCCTTCTACCGGGTCCTGACGAATTTCGTAGTACATATCAACCACATAAACCGGACGGCCTTCGCTGGCGACCTTGTTGGCGCGGTGCAGGTGACCTTCGGCGTATTTGGATACTGGCGGCACCGCCTCCTCGACAATCTCAGGCTCAAGCACCTCGACGGGCACCCCAAGCTTGGCTTTGATGTCGGCATACATCTGGTCGTAATCTTTGTGGTTACGTGCAACCAGGCCATCACTGCCCGGTACCCCGTATTTTTTGCCAATACGGCCAATCACACTGGCGAAGTTAAACGCCTGTTCGCGAGGCAGTTCGAAGGACTCTTCAAACATCGAGCCGTTTACGTTACCGGCCATGCGCATGCACAGCAGCGGTTTGAAGTTCTCATCACGGTGCACTTCATAGTAAATGTCGACACTGAATTCTGGGATATCGCTCGAGGCTCTTTGCTTAGTGCGATGTACGTGTCCTGGCTCAAACATTGTTCTACTCCATGAAAAAAATTAATCACGCTACGAAATGGTTCAACCCTTGAGGTTCAATGACCATTCAGCGCTTATTTGGTGCATCCATGCGCTCTTGCACAAGCACCCAAGGCGCAACGACCACGGCCCACAGTTGTGGATCGCGCGCGACTACGCTTTGCGCTTGCTCGTCCGTCATATTAGTAACATGACCGCCAGACAACCAGCTTGACACTTTGGCGCTGTCATTCTCGACCATAGCCTGCGCGACTTCAATTAAATCCTGATCCGCCTCAACCCACAACAAAGCGCCCTTGGCAAAGTAGGGTTGTAGCTCTTGCCAAGCAATGGGTGCTGTTTGCCCAAGGAGTTTGGCATAGAGGGTGCTAGGTTGCTCTGTCATGGTTGTGCCTATTTTTTAGCCGATTTTTGATTGCCATCATGATAACGTCGGCATGCTGGCAGGCAAGTTTGCCTGACGTCATGAAATGAAGCCAAGGCACGCCGTTTTTCTATACATTTCTTATATTTAAGCGACATCCTCGTGCTTTGCCCCCTGCTTCCGGCTTTTCAAGGCGCAAATCCGCGCTCTACACTGTACCGGTACAGTTGCTAGGGGTACGACCGAGGAATAGAACTCGGTTCTGCAGCTTTGGCCGTAAGAACTACAACAACTAAAAACACAAGAGTGGAGCATTATGAAAAAGGCAACTAAGCAGATTTCCAAACTGTTAGCCGCCATGGCAATGGCTGGCGTTGCAAGCTACTCAATGGCTGCAGACACAATCAAAATCGGTTTGGCAGGTCCAGTTACTGGCGCTGTAGCCCAGTATGGTGAAATGCAGTTCATCGGCGCTAAAATGGCCATTGAGCAGATCAACAAAGCAGGTGGCGTAAACGGCGAGATGCTCGAAGGTGTGGTCTATGACGACGCTTGCGACCCAAAACAAGCCGTAGCTGTAGCCAACAAAATTGTTAACGATGAAGTTAAGTTTGTTGTCGGTCACCTGTGCTCAAGCTCCACTCAGCCTGCTTCGGACATTTACGAAGACGAAGGCATTCTGATGATTACCGCTGCGTCGACCAGCCCTGAAATCACTGCACGTGGTTATCAGCTGATCTTCCGCACTATCGGTCTGGACAGCCTGCAAGGCCCAACCGCTGGTAACTTCATCGCTGACCACATCAAGCCGAAGAACGTCGCGGTAATCCACGACAAGCAGCAGTACGGTGAAGGCATTGCCACTGCTGTTAAGCAGACTCTGGAAGCCAAAGGCGTCAAAGTCGGCATGTTTGAAGGCATCAACGCTGGCGACAAAGACTTCTCGTCGATGATCTCCAAGCTCAAGCAAGCCGGTGTCGACTTCGTTTACTACGGTGGCTACCACCCAGAACTGGGTCTGCTGCTGCGCCAATCTGCTGAAAAAGGCCTGAAAGTCAAGTTCATGGGTCCGGAAGGCGTGGGTAACAAAGAGATCTCTGCAATCGCTGGCCCTGCGTCCGAAGGCCTGCTGGTCACCCTGCCGAAGTCATTCGACCAAGACCCAGCTAACAAAGCATTGGTTGAAGCCTTCAAAGCCAAAAACGAAGACCCAAGCGGCCCATTCGTATTCCCTGCTTACGCAGCGGTACAAGTGATTGCCGGTGGTATCGAGAAAGCCGGTAGCACTGACACCGACAAAGTTGCAGCTGCTCTGCGCGCCAACAGCTTCAAGACGCCGACCGGCGACCTTTCCTTCGACGAGAAGGGCGATCTGAAAGACTTCAGCTTCGTGGTCTACGAATGGCACCAGGACGGTACAAAAACCGAAGCCAAATAAGCCTCACTGTCCGAACCCAAAGCCCACTGCTGCCGCAGTGGGCTTTGTTTATTAGAAGAATCCCGGTCTTGCGCGGCGCCACAAGCGATGCATTACGCAACGACCCAGGAGCTAGGCAATGCCTGATCTTTATCACTACCTGCAACAGCTGGTTAATGGTTTAACCATTGGCAGCACTTATGCCTTGATAGCCATCGGCTACACCATGGTCTACGGCATCATCGGCATGATCAACTTCGCCCATGGCGAGGTTTATATGATTGGCTCCTACGTGGTGTTTATCGCCGTCGCCGGTCTTGCCATGTTTGGCATCCATAGCTTGCCCATTGTGCTGATCGCAGGATTCGCTGCCAGCATCATTGTCGCCAGTGCCTATGGATACAGTATCGAACGTGTCGCCTACCGGCCTTTGCGCGGTGGTAATCGTTTGATCCCCCTGATTTCGGCAATTGGTATGTCGATATTCCTGCAAAACGAAGTACTTCTTGCGCAGGACTCCAAAGACAAAGCCATCCCCAATCTGCTTCCTGGCAATTTCGTGTTCGGCGAAAACAGCATGAACGGCGTGGTTATTTCGTACATGCAAGTGCTGATTTTCATCGTGACCTTCCTGGTCATGGTCGGCCTTACCTGGTTCATCTCCCGCTCCCGCTTGGGTCGCGCTTGTCGTGCCTGCGCTGAAGACTTGAAGATGGCCAACCTGCTAGGCATCAACACCAACAACATCATCGCCCTGACCTTCGTGATTGGCGCGGCACTCGCTGCGGTTGCCTCGATACTGTTGAGTTTGCAATATGGAGTGATCAACCCGCACTTGGGCTTCCTCGCTGG
Proteins encoded:
- a CDS encoding hydroxypyruvate isomerase family protein; translated protein: MKICANLSLLFTELPLVERVVAASAAGFDGVEIQFPYELPAIRLKEALEAADMPLRVINLPAADLMTGGWGLAAVPARQAEFDQALEAALSYAAMVRPALVNVLPGRLADDVEPEQALQTLVANLRKTADAFTLLGIAVVCEAVNTTDMPGFLINSSEQLRELLGMVDHANCSAQYDFYHMAMQGEDISAGIQRLEGRIGHVQFADCPGRGAPGNGGLDFINALKTLKSSGYDGWIGAEYKPGTEGTQASLSWLNQWRSMLGQA
- a CDS encoding NAD(P)-dependent oxidoreductase codes for the protein MPAALPALAFAGIGLMGLPMTRRLLAADYPLTVWNRSPDKCQPLIEQGASAVGHPAQLCAKADIVMLCLANTDVVREVVFGPGGVVETAKPGQLLVDFSSLDPAQTREMAAELERRTGMRWVDAPVSGGTAGAEAGSLAIMAGGTVADIEQIRPVLAHLGQRLTRMGDVGAGQVTKVCNQMIVACNALVIAEVVALAEKSGVDASLIAPALAGGFADSKPLQILAPQMAASEFEPIKWHVRTLLKDLDTAVRVAQQTGSATPVTGLAAQLMRLHGSQGNLEKDPATLVQQYREETT
- a CDS encoding RidA family protein, with protein sequence MNITRHETSARMSRVVVHNNTAYLCGQVAEDRTAGIEHQTQTMLAKVDALLKSVNSSREHILSATIYIKDMSDFAAMNSVWDNWVPSGFAPARACVQASMASPELLVEISVVAAVKE
- a CDS encoding AraC family transcriptional regulator, which codes for MTNCVPQFWRDPALPAIEARSIIDGRKVCYALHAHAHFSIGVITSGTCTYINGEQRQAIRQGASVLMNPQAVHACNPIDEQPWSYRMLYVDCQWLAGVQASVRHDSPGVFQAYQPVLSISPTLYDAFNQFYDQLLDTSLTPEIKKAAALAFFQLMDRTLAPQDGTVSEPELPHVKLELAAAFIRENCAQPLSLQQISDAAGLSRSYMIRAFRRHFGMTPHAYLTNQRIQLAQRLLKRGELIVDAALAAGFADQAHLQRTFKQFLAATPGQYRG
- a CDS encoding LysE family translocator; translated protein: MSVWLSMAAFALASSISPGPVNIIALSSGVQFGLRASLRHVTGATIGFTLLLVLTGLGLHKVLQLWPFLTELIKLAGVAFLLFMAFRLATDNGQLNTAQKGRAPSMLYGATLQWLNPKAWMACVAGMGAFVADGNLQQIAEFSTIYFVVCYLSIACWAVAGTYLQHHLNSPGSIRVFNRLMAALLVASCGYLLLA
- a CDS encoding VOC family protein; protein product: MPAHEKINYVEFPAKDLAATKAFFNAAFGWTFVDYGPDYVAFSDQGLDGGFFTSEQHSTTANGGALIVLFSENLEATQAKVSAAGGTIVKDIYSFPGGRRFHFAEPSGNEFAVWAQPEN
- a CDS encoding putative selenate ABC transporter substrate-binding protein gives rise to the protein MFKRTLALAAGIALSISTVCSHAADVLRVSAIPDEAPTELLRKFKPLGEYLEQKLGMKVEFVPVADYAAVVESLASDRLDMAWLGGFTFVQTRLKTGNAVPLVQREQDAQFTSKFISADPAVKSIKDLKGKTFAFGSVSSTSGSLMPRYFMLQDGIKPEEFFSRIAYSGAHDATAAWVQAGKADGGVLNASVWDKLVASGKVDTSKVKVIATTPTYFDYNWTVRGTLDPALQAKIKAAFLELDPAVPEQKAILDLQAASRFIETKPENYEGIEEAARAAGLLK
- a CDS encoding phosphonate ABC transporter ATP-binding protein encodes the protein MTLTLQGVGLTHANGHVALSDIDLTVKAAERVAIIGPSGAGKTTLLRLLATSLQPSTGAISLLEQQPWTLGASERQRLRARIGLIHQAPPLPPRQRVVTAILAGKLGQWSLLKSLFNLFYPVDIAGAQAALARLDLADKLFERCDQLSGGQLQRVGIARVLYQGAQLILADEPVSAMDPVLADHTLSVLSHEAAARKVTLLASLHAVDLAMAHFPRVIGVRAGRIVFDLPSDEISPEQLDALYANEKLQSAPEIIAPTPTVVQIPRC
- a CDS encoding ABC transporter permease; translated protein: MLNPALRDPAFLPRLALSLLAVIVLWPGIKLSEVDLAVLFDAENSKAMGNFLSGFWPPAHSPEFLQILLRATLETLAIATAGMALALLIAIPCGLLATRALSLSAAHRNGRPAWWSLTLRWPVRGVLIVLRSVPEVVWALLFVRAVGLGPTAGVLAIAITYSGMLGKVYAEIFESVDPRPGRALLVAGSPRLMAFTYGVLPNASAEMLSYTVYRWECAVRASVVMGFVGAGGLGQQIDLSLRMFAGGEVASMLLTFLLLVLLADQLSRVLRARLQ
- the phnE gene encoding phosphonate ABC transporter, permease protein PhnE; the encoded protein is MKYLVNYSLVALLLSAVFASFSYLNIDLTTLYSGDGLSQMSSYATGFFSPDFTAPHLRAISQGALETLAMSSIGTLLAALLGIFLALPAAGRFGWLAMNTSRLLLNALRAIPELVWAALVVLAAGLGPNAGTLALALHTAGVLGRLFAEALENVSDEPARAIRLAGSGRVAAFCYGTLPEVWPQLIAYTLYRWENNIRMASVLGFVGAGGLGQMLYFHLSLFQEAQAATVILAMLVLVLAVDALSAWARQRWVSQ
- a CDS encoding DUF5064 family protein, which produces MFEPGHVHRTKQRASSDIPEFSVDIYYEVHRDENFKPLLCMRMAGNVNGSMFEESFELPREQAFNFASVIGRIGKKYGVPGSDGLVARNHKDYDQMYADIKAKLGVPVEVLEPEIVEEAVPPVSKYAEGHLHRANKVASEGRPVYVVDMYYEIRQDPVEGPMLSVRIVGNCNNKDFEEKFELHRDTAYNFGSVATRAAAKHGIPINNGLIMRNHKEYDLMFADIRKKLELRSGDAVDLAHLDKDGL
- a CDS encoding DUF2288 domain-containing protein, which translates into the protein MTEQPSTLYAKLLGQTAPIAWQELQPYFAKGALLWVEADQDLIEVAQAMVENDSAKVSSWLSGGHVTNMTDEQAQSVVARDPQLWAVVVAPWVLVQERMDAPNKR
- a CDS encoding branched-chain amino acid ABC transporter substrate-binding protein, with protein sequence MKKATKQISKLLAAMAMAGVASYSMAADTIKIGLAGPVTGAVAQYGEMQFIGAKMAIEQINKAGGVNGEMLEGVVYDDACDPKQAVAVANKIVNDEVKFVVGHLCSSSTQPASDIYEDEGILMITAASTSPEITARGYQLIFRTIGLDSLQGPTAGNFIADHIKPKNVAVIHDKQQYGEGIATAVKQTLEAKGVKVGMFEGINAGDKDFSSMISKLKQAGVDFVYYGGYHPELGLLLRQSAEKGLKVKFMGPEGVGNKEISAIAGPASEGLLVTLPKSFDQDPANKALVEAFKAKNEDPSGPFVFPAYAAVQVIAGGIEKAGSTDTDKVAAALRANSFKTPTGDLSFDEKGDLKDFSFVVYEWHQDGTKTEAK